One window of Dermacentor andersoni chromosome 7, qqDerAnde1_hic_scaffold, whole genome shotgun sequence genomic DNA carries:
- the LOC140219369 gene encoding uncharacterized protein, translating to MSLFSSVVVRRIDVPVPQKIVIFLMKMKLGISFASIAVLFGLHRTAVSRIFFFVLRNLLSSMEQFIPEPSQANVRAAMPACFKVHYPNCRFIIDCTEVRTEEPPTVEQRRSLFSHYKGCYTIKFLIAILPNGAVTFVSKAYGGRASDTHITLESGFLDRIEPGDVVLADKGFPGIRAPVEGSKGIVILPPFSKGNVQFTYEELQQTYNIAQVRIHVERAIQRIKLFNIVNARVTNDLIPHMSDIMRMCCILVNLQPSILSAQRHEDDQN from the coding sequence ATGTCTCTGTTTTCGTCTGTGGTTGTACGGCGCATTGATGTCCCTGTGCCACAAAAGATTGTGATATTTTTAATGAAGATGAAGCTTGGCATATCATTTGCAAGCATAGCCGTTCTTTTTGGCCTGCATCGAACAGCTGTCagccgcatatttttttttgttttgagaaATCTTCTCTCCTCAATGGAACAGTTCATTCCCGAGCCGTCACAGGCTAACGTAAGAGCAGCAATGCCAGCTTGTTTCAAGGTCCATTATCCTAACTGCCGCTTCATCATTGATTGCACAGAAGTGAGGACAGAAGAGCCGCCCACTGTAGAGCAGCGACGAAGTTTATTTTCACATTACAAAGGGTGCTACACGATAAAATTTCTTATTGCAATTTTGCCGAATGGTGCTGTGACGTTTGTGTCAAAGGCCTATGGAGGTCGTGCTTCAGATACACATATCACACTCGAGTCAGGCTTCCTCGACAGGATTGAACCAGGTGATGTTGTCCTCGCTGACAAGGGTTTTCCTGGTATCAGAGCACCAGTGGAAGGCAGTAAAGGAATTGTTATCTTGCCCCCGTTCTCCAAAGGTAATGTGCAGTTTACTTATGAGGAGCTGCAACAGACATACAATATTGCACAAGTACGCATTCATGTTGAACGAGCAATCCAGCGCATCAAGCTGTTCAATATTGTTAATGCACGTGTTACTAATGACCTGATACCTCATATGAGTGACATTATGCGTATGTGCTGCATACTCGTGAATTTGCAGCCATCAATCTTAAGTGCACAAAGGCATGAAGACGATCAAAATTGA